A single window of Leeuwenhoekiella sp. MAR_2009_132 DNA harbors:
- a CDS encoding homoserine kinase, translating into MNEIRVFSPATVANVNCGFDVLGFALDGLGDEMVIRKVAEKGIKISQITGADLPYEAKKNVVGVAGLAMVNSLNLDYGFEIEIHKKIRLGSGVGSSAASAAGIVFGINQFLEKPLSNLELTAFGMKGEAVASGNEHADNVAPCLYGGFTLITGYSPLKIVSLPVPEELYVTVIHPQITIKTKEARAILPEQVSLQNAIKQTGNLAGLIAGLYTSDYDLIASSTQDVLVETYRKNLIPDFDFYKQTALENGGLAFGISGSGPSMFTLCKGAQNAGLVEIALKKALDLKKMKGDSYISPISRHGNRILEQK; encoded by the coding sequence ATGAACGAAATACGTGTTTTTTCACCGGCAACGGTAGCCAATGTAAACTGCGGTTTTGATGTTTTGGGTTTTGCCCTTGACGGTCTTGGCGATGAAATGGTCATACGCAAAGTCGCAGAAAAGGGAATTAAAATCTCACAGATTACGGGTGCAGATTTACCTTATGAAGCAAAAAAAAATGTAGTGGGAGTTGCAGGTTTAGCGATGGTAAATTCATTGAATTTAGACTATGGTTTTGAGATAGAAATTCATAAAAAAATACGTTTAGGAAGTGGTGTTGGAAGCAGTGCCGCAAGTGCTGCAGGAATTGTTTTTGGTATCAATCAGTTTTTAGAAAAACCGTTATCAAATTTAGAACTTACGGCTTTTGGGATGAAAGGTGAAGCGGTTGCAAGTGGCAATGAGCACGCAGATAATGTTGCTCCATGTTTGTATGGAGGCTTCACATTAATCACGGGATATTCACCTTTAAAAATCGTTTCGTTACCCGTTCCGGAAGAACTTTATGTGACGGTAATTCACCCACAGATTACGATTAAAACCAAAGAAGCTCGAGCTATTTTACCAGAGCAGGTTTCACTTCAAAATGCCATTAAACAGACGGGTAATTTAGCCGGATTAATCGCTGGTCTTTACACGAGCGATTATGACTTAATCGCATCAAGCACTCAGGATGTTTTAGTAGAAACTTACCGAAAAAACCTGATTCCTGATTTTGATTTTTATAAGCAAACAGCCCTAGAAAATGGCGGATTAGCCTTTGGAATAAGCGGTTCTGGACCTTCAATGTTTACCTTATGTAAAGGTGCTCAAAACGCTGGTTTAGTTGAAATTGCATTAAAAAAAGCTTTAGACCTTAAAAAGATGAAAGGAGATAGTTATATCTCACCCATTTCGAGACACGGCAATCGCATTTTAGAACAAAAATAA
- the thrA gene encoding bifunctional aspartate kinase/homoserine dehydrogenase I translates to MRVLKFGGTSVGSVANINQVINIVSKGAQDQNIAVVVSALGGVTDLLMQCGSQASKKEEYSAIYAEIESKHLEFISALVKNDQEAVDEIQGLLNDLKSLLQGIYLINELSPKTIDKLLAFGEILSSTIITRAMYAQGLDAVRKDSRDLITTNDKHTKAAVNYKVTNSQLEYYFAKAKQKITVLPGFIASCASGETTTLGRGGSDFTAAIVAAALNVDQVEIYTDVSGMYTANPKLVKQAKPIDTISYHEAMELSHFGAKVLYPPTIVPVMSKNIPIRIKNTLHPEDAGTLIQNQEGISENPIKGLSNINNIALLTLEGGGMVGIPGISKRLFETLSNQGINIILITQASSEHSICLGVMEEDAGRAKIAIDEEFEYEISLNKIDPLTMEIGLSIIALVGDQMKSHQGISGKMFSTLGKNNVNIRAIAQGASEKNISAVIAQKDVKKALNSLHERFFEAQRKQLNLFITGVGNVGERLLKQIEQQQDYLKKQLNINMRVLGLSNSRKMLIDENGIDLTNWKALLEEGEPVTLDRFHEAVVELNQRNSIFVDITANADVAAMYGKYLKQSIAVVACNKIACSSDFAKYSELKHLSKTYNAPLLFETNVGAGLPIIDTLNNLIASGDRVNRIQAVLSGSLNFVFNNFKSGDSFYDVVQAAKAEGYTEPDPRIDLSGVDVARKILILARESGLKINLEDIDNDPFLTKNNLESKDVPHFFETLKEDAAHFEKLVADAEAKNHRLKYVAQLDNGKASVGLQSVPEGHPFYDLKGSDNIVLFFTDRYPEQPMQIKGAGAGGDVTASGLFADIIRTATF, encoded by the coding sequence ATGCGTGTTTTAAAATTTGGCGGTACTTCGGTAGGAAGTGTTGCAAACATAAATCAAGTAATCAACATCGTCTCTAAAGGCGCTCAGGATCAAAATATTGCCGTTGTAGTTTCTGCATTAGGTGGTGTCACAGATCTTCTGATGCAATGTGGGTCACAAGCCAGTAAAAAGGAAGAATATTCAGCTATTTATGCTGAAATAGAATCTAAGCATTTAGAATTTATTTCAGCATTAGTTAAAAATGATCAGGAAGCTGTTGATGAAATTCAGGGATTACTAAATGATCTAAAATCACTGCTTCAGGGCATTTATTTAATTAATGAACTGTCTCCTAAAACTATAGATAAACTACTTGCCTTTGGTGAGATTTTATCATCTACGATCATTACCAGAGCAATGTACGCACAAGGTCTTGACGCTGTACGTAAAGACAGTAGAGATTTGATTACCACAAACGATAAGCATACCAAAGCTGCTGTAAACTACAAGGTCACTAACAGTCAACTAGAGTATTATTTTGCTAAAGCGAAACAAAAAATTACAGTACTGCCTGGCTTTATTGCTAGTTGTGCTTCTGGAGAAACAACTACATTAGGCCGCGGCGGATCAGACTTTACAGCGGCAATTGTAGCTGCCGCTCTTAACGTGGATCAAGTAGAAATTTACACAGATGTTAGCGGTATGTACACTGCAAACCCTAAACTTGTGAAACAGGCAAAACCTATAGATACGATCTCGTATCACGAGGCGATGGAGCTTTCGCATTTTGGCGCAAAAGTGCTTTACCCGCCTACTATCGTTCCTGTTATGAGTAAAAATATTCCTATTCGTATCAAAAATACGTTACATCCTGAAGATGCAGGTACACTCATACAAAATCAGGAAGGTATAAGCGAAAATCCTATTAAAGGACTTAGCAACATCAATAATATCGCACTTCTTACTTTAGAAGGCGGTGGTATGGTAGGTATTCCTGGAATAAGTAAACGCCTTTTTGAAACGTTGAGCAATCAAGGCATCAACATTATTCTAATTACACAGGCATCAAGCGAACATAGTATTTGCTTAGGTGTTATGGAAGAAGATGCAGGCCGTGCAAAAATTGCTATTGATGAAGAATTTGAATATGAAATTTCACTAAACAAAATAGACCCACTTACTATGGAAATAGGACTTAGCATCATCGCCCTTGTAGGCGACCAGATGAAAAGTCATCAGGGTATTAGTGGTAAAATGTTTAGTACACTAGGTAAAAACAACGTTAATATAAGAGCTATCGCACAAGGTGCAAGTGAAAAGAACATATCTGCCGTTATTGCACAAAAAGACGTTAAGAAGGCTTTAAACAGCTTGCACGAGCGTTTCTTTGAAGCACAACGCAAACAATTAAACCTTTTCATTACTGGGGTTGGTAATGTAGGTGAGCGTTTACTAAAGCAGATTGAACAGCAACAAGACTATTTAAAAAAGCAACTTAATATCAATATGCGTGTGCTGGGACTAAGCAACTCTCGTAAAATGCTTATTGATGAGAATGGTATTGATCTTACAAACTGGAAAGCACTTTTAGAAGAAGGTGAGCCTGTAACACTTGATCGTTTTCACGAAGCAGTGGTTGAGTTGAATCAGCGTAACAGTATTTTTGTAGATATTACCGCAAATGCAGACGTTGCTGCTATGTATGGTAAATATCTAAAACAAAGCATTGCTGTAGTTGCCTGTAATAAAATTGCCTGTTCTTCAGACTTCGCAAAATATAGCGAACTGAAACATTTAAGCAAAACTTACAATGCACCTCTTTTATTTGAAACCAATGTGGGTGCAGGATTACCCATTATTGATACCCTAAACAACCTAATCGCTTCAGGAGATCGTGTTAACCGTATTCAGGCAGTATTATCGGGAAGTTTAAACTTTGTTTTTAATAACTTCAAATCTGGGGACAGCTTTTACGATGTGGTGCAAGCCGCAAAAGCAGAGGGCTATACAGAGCCAGATCCTCGTATTGATTTAAGCGGAGTCGATGTAGCACGTAAGATTTTGATTTTAGCCCGTGAAAGCGGACTTAAAATAAATCTGGAAGACATCGACAATGATCCGTTCCTGACTAAAAATAACCTGGAAAGTAAAGACGTTCCACATTTCTTTGAAACGTTGAAAGAAGACGCTGCCCATTTTGAAAAACTGGTTGCAGATGCCGAAGCAAAAAATCACCGCTTAAAATACGTTGCACAGTTAGATAACGGTAAAGCAAGCGTTGGACTTCAAAGCGTACCCGAAGGTCATCCATTTTATGATCTTAAAGGCTCAGACAATATCGTATTGTTCTTTACAGATCGTTACCCTGAGCAACCTATGCAAATTAAAGGTGCAGGAGCCGGTGGCGATGTAACAGCCTCAGGTCTTTTTGCTGATATCATTAGAACCGCAACTTTTTAA